Genomic DNA from Gossypium hirsutum isolate 1008001.06 chromosome A01, Gossypium_hirsutum_v2.1, whole genome shotgun sequence:
CGGACTCCCCCTTTGCTTCCATAGCCTTGAGAGCGGCCTTCTTTGGACAGtccttgatcatatgtggaccctcACAGTGGAAGCACCTTATAGGCCCACTCTTTCTCTTGTCCCAAGGTTTCTTACCATCGCCGTTCCTACTGGGCCTTTCTTTATCTCCCCCACTATTACTCTTTAATCTGGGTTTAGAAGAATTGGAATTGTCTTTCCTCCCACCAAATTCAGCAAGTGATTCTGCTACTGACATAGCCTTTGTGAGCTCTTGAACTCCTCGGCGCTGCAACTCTTGCTTCGCCCACGGTTTTAATCCGTCCATAAAGGAAAAGAATGCCTCTTTCTCCCCCATATCTGAGATTTGGAGCATAAGCTCGCTAAACTCCTGTACATACTCCCTCACTTCTTTTGACATGTTTCAACGGTGGCTTcgaaccttagctctgataccaactgtcacggacttagagttttcccacgcgatccgtgcggccttaggcaatttctctgctcaaaacgcctaagtcagcctaacttgtaacaaaaaaagattcagcagcaaaaacgcccaagtcaacttcactcgcaacaataaaggattcaatagaattcccttaagattttcacgaagaacaacagaagaacgaagtaagaacgaccttgaaagatgaacaaaagcaagaacgcttgagagaaaagtttgagtgaatactctcaaaattcttattaatcactcaatgaatatacaatgagcaaagaggtctctatttatagttgagcctcacaatatatcaatagctataattaaaagctgaatacaattagaactctaagcttacataaccagctatatacaaatagaactctcagattccataattatatcttctagaacacttcccatttctatcaggctcttgagatgggcttttaatctctccaatcaccgggccagtttggttgggccagtttggttgggctaaatgacctccctcgaacacgatggatcgcaccagtttgtcatggttgcgagcaccgacgcgcaacccatgacacttaCACCTActgattataattttttatacaaattttaaattatttataacacttttaaattctatattatgtaAGTTACTGCTCAGTCGGCAAGCCCTTCTATAATTGAGCATTGCCTATGATATTATATAGCTTCTGAAATAAGAAAATagacgaaaaagaaaaaaaaaacacaattaataGGTGTAAGTTGACGAGGCTTTCCTAAGATTCGAGTACACATGGAAGGAAATTGGACCACAATGTCCacacacaaaaataataattttttgaattaaacgaaataataataacaataataataataaattagaatagGATAAAATAATAGTTAAAGCATTTTTTCttggaacaaaaagaaaaagaaggttgCATGCCTGCCTTTCTAATCATCTTTGCCCACTAAATTCTCCTATTAAATGAcatgaagagaatgaaaaatagaATAGAATAAATGTAAGGGTGGGTTGAAATGTGATGTGATGTGATGTGATGTTGAAAATGGCAAAACATGAGTGAAGAAGTGGGTAATGCAATGCAAGTTGGCAACTTGTGGTCAAATAAAGATTTTCATGTCACAGTTATAAGATTAAGAATACACACATAGTACAAATTCAACTAAAATAAGTTTAATGTAATGTAACGTAAGCTGGTCCGACCCCTAAAAACTAAAAAGCTAATATGAGAAGGTGCCATAATTCTTTCATTTATCCTCTCATTTACTAGTCTGTATAATACTAATTTAATGCCTATTGTTGGCCTTGTTTCTTTCCAatcatttatctttattttatatgtataatttggttTTAATGGGGCATGAGCATGGGAGCCTACAACAAAGTTTTTTATCAACCTTTGCCCATATTCCATAATGCCattcatatataattataattggTTAGATCCAGATGTGtatctcattttattttattttttgcgcCAAGGAAAAGGTGGAGAAGAAAAGAAACGGAGAGGGACAAACAGTCGTATATTATTGTTGATATATTTTTCTGAGTCAATCAAGGTTTCATACAAGTTTTTCACCCGGGTTGAGGGCAAATTAAACAGTAGTTGATATTGTCGAGAGTCCTTTAAGGTTGTTCTTGTGGTTTGGGAGAATTATTTTTATGAGTTTGACCAACTTTGATAAGTATTTTGGAGAGTTTTATATGTTTTGATGTGGACTCTTTTAGAGATAAGTATCTTATTTAACAGAGAGAACATTTGAGTCATGATAGGTCTCTCACACGTGTATTTAGATATGATAAGAGATTTGTTATATTATTGAATCCCTGAGTGagaattgatttaatttaatatttgtgtACCTATTGAACATGCAAGAGATAAGTTTTAATGAAAGACCTAACCTAAATCATGTAACCGTAGTGGCTATATATAGTCTAAGAAGATAAGTCCTTAAATTATATGTTAGATAAACCCTCTTTATTCTCTTAGGGAAGGGGGTAAATTTGGGTAAAGTCATCACATATAACACAACATTTATATCTTAACTTGAATTCAAAGAGTTGAATTTTAACCAATAATCCCGCCGCCGTGCTCAAAATTTTTAAGCAATCCAATGTATCATATTAATGGAAAATGAAgcttttgtatatatttatatatataataacgtattttctttttccattaaaaaaagcattacatatttttaatgtatttaaagttTGAGACGCACAATCTAATAAATAGGGtatgaaacaaaaatataaaaagcaATTTGATGGACaataaaagtgtaaattgaatATATGGGCAAAAGAAGTGGAGTTTAAAtgtatagaaaaaaataaaaaaaaaagtaggaaAAAAGAGGAGCATGAGAATTAATTCCATTGATTAGAATGTAATGAAGTTGCTTTTCGTCAACCAAAAAGGAAGAGGTTCTTAGAGAACAAGTGGCTAAAACCCATGGAAGATGGTGACTTCTTCTTTGAGGATCCAACAAATGTAGTGGGCAACAGATCCTATTTAGATATTGACACCATGACATCCCAACTCACCTTTGGGATCTGCTTTCCCTCCCACTCCCCTTTTTGGAGAATTTTGGCTATTTAATATACCTTCCTTCTTAtgttttccttttcctttcaCAAAATATGTTTGTGGTTTAGAGATTAGAAAGAATTAAGTCCTAAACTTTTATACTattccaattttaaaattttaacctgcAATAAATTCGTTAAgtttatacaatatttattattgaacttataatatataatttatgttggatgttagaatattaattttttgatatatatatatatagattttattatatattagaaTTCATTTATTTCCTTTGcatttcaaattttgatttttaatctCCATATTACTCAGGTTTTGACTCAATATCTAGCAATTAAATTCGttaggtcaaattctactattaatCCTATAGAATTTGTAAGTTATAGTTGAAATTTCAACCGCTGTTAAATCCattaactaaaataatgtaacttttttataagcataatgtgaaaataacaaattaagatgttagaataaatttcaaaattggaaTACAAGTGCAAGGATGAATTGGGGAAAACATGAAATTCCCATAGAATCGAAGAGAGGATGGATGCAATGATTTAGAACAAGTAACAAAGTGAGAATGGATGAATTAGCTGGCAGTCATCAAATGTTTGAAAAGATTAAAGACCCTGCAAACTGGCAATCACAATCAAGAAAGCAAAATTCATAGCGAAAAAAAGGAAGTAGTACACCCACATACGAAAAAATAGGGTAAAAAGGCTTTTAACAGTGAAAATGTTTTCCCACCAACATaactataaaaagaagaagataagaaAGTGAAAAGCtttttaaataaagttaataCCATCATTAAGAACTTGACATTTAAGTGAAGTGAGCATTTTTCTTTTATATGATTCTGCTTCTGCTGACATTGAAGAAAAGGGTAATAGTTGTTGCCCTGCTAATGTAATAGTTTTATATCTTCAAACGCTTTCATTGTGTTTGATTCAATGCCTAAAAGTAGGGTATAACAGATTTGGCAATTTTTCAGTGCTGCCAGCAATCTGGGGATATTTGCAgtccaatttttattatttagagaAGAAAATGTTGGGTTTTCAACTAAACCCCTCtgcaatttcttttttatttttcagcaaCGCtatataacatatttataataaatacattaacCCTTTTAGTGATTCACCCTGAAAATACAAAAAGATTTCcccaagaaaaaaaatttaacctaaaCAGAAAGAGagctgaaaattagaaaaatgataaaaagcgaGTGGCAAACTGGAAAGGCAACCAGTTCAGAAGCCAACATTGACAGAAATTAAAGATAAGGGTTTCGTACTAGGGAGGGACCAGACTGAGTTGGGATTCTTCTTAGACTCATTGAGTCGactcattaaaaataaataaattttactgGCTTATGGCGGTGGTTTTGTTGGTGAGCTTCCAAGCTGAAGTTGTAATGAGTGGGCGGTTGTGCCATCCCAGCATCAAACACCCGTTGTTCTCTTCCACCCCATACCCATCTCCGCCTGCAAAAAGGGCCAACAACATACTAGCTTGCTTGAACGCGTTCGAACCCAAATGAACCGGTGAAAACCCCGCCGTACTCAACCGGTTTCTCCACTGAGTCAGCGACTCGTGCCTCTCGATTCGGTCCACCCCTTCACAGGCCACCACATTGCATATCTGTTTCCCCAAATACACCTCCGACATAACCTTATCCTGACTGCTCACCGACCCCTCCAACGAATCAAAAAGCGTCGAGTAAAAATGTAATGACTCAGTGAACCGGTCTAAGAAAACAGGACCGTTGTGGTTCGCTTCTTGCTCAACGATGGTAACAAGTTCAGGCTTCATTTGTTTCACCACAGAAAAGACTTTGTCGATGGCACCAGGCCGAGCCAACAATTTATGTAACTCGAAAACCGAGTTAACGGCCACGGCTTCAACTTCACTCGGCCTGAGATCAAGCATTGAAGCATCCAAATCGGCCAACGAATTAGCCACGAACCCACGATACTCGAACTCCACGTGAATCTTTTTGGCAAACTGAGCCAACTTACAACCAACTTCCTGCAAGTGATCTGAGTTGTCGTGGCTAGGAGGTCCGAACCCAGTTAACCTAAAAGCTGGCGGACCACCAACTCTTAACGCTAAAGCTTGCATCAAAGCAGGCCATTGCATGCCTTGGTTCATTGAGAAATCGATAACATGGACTCTTTTTTTGCCCTCAAAAGCTTCGAGAATAGCTTGGTTAGCGGTGAAATGAGCGAACTTGAGATAGGGGCAAGTCTCGTAAAAGTGCATGTGAAGAACATCTGAAAAAGAGTGGTCGAGTGGGTTTTGAGGATAAAATCTGTAAATCCTTCGGGCTAATGCTTCCGCAAAATAAGTAGCCACTTTTCTCATAGCCCCAGCTTGAGAAATCGCTAGGAACCCAATTTGTTTAACTAAAGCTTCAGCTAGATTAAGATTGTTTTGCTGGACAGCTTCCGCACATGCCATCAAAGCATGGACAAGCCGGATTCCATTTTCTTGCGAGTCAACCAGGACCACGGGACGAGTTGAAGCAGTCGGAATTCCATAGGAAGCAGCAGCGGGAGGAGGAGGAGGGGGGAAGATATCCGAGGGCGAGGGCGGCCCGGATGTGGATTTGAAGCGTTTTTCAGATTTAACGTTGGTGGGTGTGGAAGAAGATGAGGA
This window encodes:
- the LOC107918217 gene encoding DELLA protein GAIP-B-like translates to MKRDHNHLQPNPDPSSLRGAPSTGKAKVWDEESAQQDCGMDELLAVLGYKVKTSDMAEVAQKLEQLEEVMCNVQDDGISHLASETVHYNPSDLSTWLESMLSELNPPSTFDPFGAAGTAAAALDDSFLVPAESSTLTTLDFDNINRKHQKSGQQIFEEASCSDYDLKAIPGKAIYSQKTQPQTHDSSSSSTPTNVKSEKRFKSTSGPPSPSDIFPPPPPPAAASYGIPTASTRPVVLVDSQENGIRLVHALMACAEAVQQNNLNLAEALVKQIGFLAISQAGAMRKVATYFAEALARRIYRFYPQNPLDHSFSDVLHMHFYETCPYLKFAHFTANQAILEAFEGKKRVHVIDFSMNQGMQWPALMQALALRVGGPPAFRLTGFGPPSHDNSDHLQEVGCKLAQFAKKIHVEFEYRGFVANSLADLDASMLDLRPSEVEAVAVNSVFELHKLLARPGAIDKVFSVVKQMKPELVTIVEQEANHNGPVFLDRFTESLHFYSTLFDSLEGSVSSQDKVMSEVYLGKQICNVVACEGVDRIERHESLTQWRNRLSTAGFSPVHLGSNAFKQASMLLALFAGGDGYGVEENNGCLMLGWHNRPLITTSAWKLTNKTTAISQ